CGTTCTTGTGGCAGTTGAAGTCGTCGTCGATGTGGGGGCACGAGCCCGGCGGGTAGAACGGGtaggcgccgccgccctcgtcgtcatCGCGCACCCAGCGGCCACTGAACACGTCGCACTTGGCGAAGGAGACCAGGCCACTCTGCACGCCGGACGTCCAGACGACGCGGTTGTCGCCGACGGTGCTGGTGTTGATGATCGTCGCGGCGGGCAATGGcatggcggcgccgtcgtcgcggcgATCGGGAGCTTcttggcgcgccgccgccgccgcgaggaggaCGGTGTCCTTTCGCCGCCTCGGGTGCtggtgatgctgctgctgcttgtgccTGATGCCTCTCCGATGGCTGTGGTGGGTGTCAGCCTTCCTCTCCGGCGGCGTCGATGGCgtggctgcggctgctgctgcggctcgcggcgtcgccgtcgagtTCAGTGGTGGGGCCGGGGCGTCGGTGGAGTTGCCGGgagcggcgacgatggcgtggTGGGTGGAGTTCTTCTCCTCGTCCCTTCTCTGCCATCGCGGCATTGGTGTTGCGGTTTCCTCTCGCTGCTGTCGTGATCGCGTGCCATTCCCGACGCGTTGATCCCCGTCGACGTCACCGACGGTGGCGTTCCCGGCGCCCGACCGGAGATCAGAAACCCGCGGTTTGGCCGtttgctccgccgccggcgccggcaaccCCGAGCCCTCGGCGCCGCTCTGCGTTCTACGCGCGGTGTTACGCAgatcagcgccgccgccggcaggagGAATGGGCGGGTGAGGCGGGAGAGACCTCctcggcagcgccgccgccgacgtcgagtTCGACGACAGCCACGACAggagtgacgacgacgacgcccccGTCGGGGAAGGGAACGAGGCGGCGTCCGCGGTGGGGCCGCTGGCGACGGAGACGTAGAAGAAGGCCACCACGAGCGCGACGGAGAAGCATGCCAGCACGGCCTTGCTACTCGTCAtcacatggccgccgccgcaaccaccaccgccgccgtgctTACCGCCGCCGCGCTTGTAACCGttgagcgacgacgacgacgaggacggggAGAGGAGGCCGTGGAGGTGCACGTGCAGCGacccgctgctcccgccgcctccgccgcccgcgcctgaTCCGCCGCCTCGGTCCAGCATCGACAGCCACGCCTTCCTCCACGCGCCGGCCATTCAATAGCTACTAGTACTAGCTAGTCAGCGTGATCGGTGTGTCCGGctagccgcgcgccgccgccgcaacttGCTGGGGAGTGAAGCGAGCGAGGAGTCGAGGTGTGTGCGCGACTCTTGCAGCAGTTGGTGATAACTgtagtggagtggagtggatcGGATCAGCCAGAGATCGAAGTGCAACCGCTTTTACTGGTTCTTGGCCAGTGCCCAGTGCAGTTAGGGTCGTCGAGCTCCCTCTCCCCGCGCTTCGCCTCCGGACTTTTTCCAAACACCTTGCATGCAACACGATCTCGTCGATCTCGTCCTCGACCCTTCAGAATAGACTAGGAGGCCCGTTTATAAATCTAACCCAGCCACCGAGCATCTCGGCCCAATCATCTATTGCTCCTACATGGAGGCCTAACACAGAACTGGGCCGAGTCATGGGCCGCACCCTCGTTATCTTAGGGTTAGTTACCCATGAAATCCTGACCGTTTAATCTCTCGTATCTGCATCCTGACCGTCAAACAAGATTACACGGAGTACTAATTAACCCACCTTCTATAAAAGCTCGCCCCCATCTCCCTCCGCCTCAGCAAGCGCCGCTCCGGTTAATAATAGCAAAATCCCCTCCCACCCCCGCCTTCTCTCTGGAAGCTTCCTCCTGCtcttcgccatggccggcggcgggaaccTGTTCGGGAGGGTGCTCAGCTACGTCGTCAACGAGTTCATCGTCGAGGGGCTCGCCAACAAGTATGATCCCCCAATCtcatccctctcctcccccctccccctatcTTCAGATCCGTCTGTACATGTATGCGAATTCGTTTTTGATTCGATTGATGTGCTGCGATCGGTAGGCTTTCGAGAGAATCAAGTTCCCGACGGAGTCGTCATCTCGTTATCGTGAAGTGATATATGttcttaaattattttttctcacAACTTTTCGAATGGATGTCATGGAACAAACGAGATTATGCGTTCTTGGAATCTGTAGGAGACGGACTAGGATTTGGAGTCCCAAAACCAGCACTTGACCGAGTCTTTTGTTGATTTGTGTCCAATCCTCGGTACTCTAGTGTTGATTTGTGTCCAATCCTCGTACTCGGGTTCATGTCGTGTCCGATCCTCGTACTCTAGGTCAACCAACTTTtatctccgccgcctccacctcccccgGTGTAGCAGAATTCTCTTCCCTGTGCCATGGCCTGTGGTCCTGGTGGCAACCTGTTCGGAAGGGTGCTCGGCTACGTCCTCAACGAGATCCTCGTCCAGGTGCTCGCCAACAAGTAATAATCCCCCATCCCATCCTTTATCCCCCCAACTCCTTATCTTTAGATCTGTTTGTCACATGCGAATTCGTTATTTGTTTCATGACATGTGATTGCTACGCTTCGTCATCTGGTCTGTGGGAGAATCAAGTTCCCGATGGACTCGTTCCCTTGAAGCCACATTGTCTCGTTGTATCAGCCCTTATCTTGCGCCCTTGTAGGGTTTCCCGTGAAGTTGGGCGCAGTATGGCTCTTACATACATGTTACTGTCACCATGTTTTCCAGTAATATGCGTAATGTCTGATTAGTGTATGGAATTTTTGTTAGTTGTGCCTGTGGCAGTGATGAGCCCTAACAGACCTGTAATGATTCTTGTGTATATGATCGCTTGATTCAAAGAACATCTAAGGGACTGAGTTGTCATATATGCACAAGACTGGTGTTGTCTAGTCTAGTAAATTGCTACTGTATAGTACATTGTTATTCTGTCTAGTACATTGTTACTCTTTCTAGGGATGAGATGTGATCGTTACGCTTCGTCATCTGGTCTGTGGGGAATCATGTTCCCGACGGACTCGTTCCCTTGAAGCTATATTGTCTCGTTGTATCATGGGCCTGTCCCTTATCTTGCTCCCTCGGAGGATTTCCTGTTAAGTAGGGCGCAGCATGGCTCTTACATACATGTTACTGTCACCATGTTTTGCCATGCGTATTATGCATAATGTTTGGTAACTAGTATGGAATTTTTGTTGGTTGTTCCCATGGCGGTCTTGAGCCCTAACAGACCTGAAATAATTATTGCGGATATGATTGCTTAATTCAGAGCACATCTAAGGGACTGAGTTGCCATAGGCATATGGACAAAACTGGTGTTGTCTAGTACGTTGTCATTCTGTCTAGCAGAGTAGTTGTTTGTGTTAGTGATCGTTACCGCTTCTCGAGGTTCATGCTTAAGAGCTGGTTGTGGTTCTTGAGCTTTGGAAAGTGAAGCAAAATACTTTGTGGTTCCTCTCGCTATCCGGGGCAGAATTCTCTTTGATGTTACTGGACGTCGAGGAACTACATTAGTTTGCTTGAAACATGTAGTCATCTCGGTGTTGATTTGTTAATTGTGTCATGCAATGTTTTAATGTAGTTTTTGTGTTATCATCTGGTCTTTGGGAAAGATTAATGTCCTGATATTCCCAGTAGACTTGTTCCTTGGaagctacttcctctgtttcacaatgtaagactttctagcattgcccacattcatttagatgttaatgaatctagacatatgtatgtgtttagattcattaacatctaaatgtatatggataatgctagaaagtcttacattgtgaaacggagggagtactatcatGTTGTATTATCATACATAGGCTTCCCTTTTCTTGCGCCCCTGGAAATATTATCATACATAGGCTTCCCTTTTCTTGCGCCCCTGGAGATTTCCCATGGGACATGGTACTTCATGGCTTTTTTACTTTCATGCCATCTTACCATGTTCATTTGACGGTGATTAGCCCTAACAGACCTGTAATGATTCTTGCGGATACGATCGCTTGATCAAAGAACATCTAAGGGACTGAGTAATAGTATGCTTTGTATTTCCATCTTTGGTCATTGGTTTTAATGGATGATCTTTATTTATTCGAAGCTTGTGAATTACTGCATGGCAACAGTGATGAGTCCTTACAGACCTGTAATGATTCTTGCGGGAATGATCGCTTGATTCAAAGAACATCTAAGGGACTGAGTTATCATGAAGCTTGTCAAACACATTTTGTATTATGTGCTTGTCCATTAGATAATCTTTGCTCCCATCTCTTCTCTTGATTTGTCTTTCATCCTTTGCTTGTTAATGCTGAAGTAAAAAGGCTTAATTTAACACTTCTTATTTCAATCCTGCTGAGCATTTCTGTGT
This window of the Oryza sativa Japonica Group chromosome 4, ASM3414082v1 genome carries:
- the LOC4336351 gene encoding protein trichome birefringence-like 2 is translated as MAGAWRKAWLSMLDRGGGSGAGGGGGGSSGSLHVHLHGLLSPSSSSSSLNGYKRGGGKHGGGGGCGGGHVMTSSKAVLACFSVALVVAFFYVSVASGPTADAASFPSPTGASSSSLLSWLSSNSTSAAALPRRSLPPHPPIPPAGGGADLRNTARRTQSGAEGSGLPAPAAEQTAKPRVSDLRSGAGNATVGDVDGDQRVGNGTRSRQQREETATPMPRWQRRDEEKNSTHHAIVAAPGNSTDAPAPPLNSTATPRAAAAAAATPSTPPERKADTHHSHRRGIRHKQQQHHQHPRRRKDTVLLAAAAARQEAPDRRDDGAAMPLPAATIINTSTVGDNRVVWTSGVQSGLVSFAKCDVFSGRWVRDDDEGGGAYPFYPPGSCPHIDDDFNCHKNGRADTGFLRWRWQPHGCDIPRLNPIDFLERLRGQRIIFVGDSLNRNMWESLVCILRHGVRDKRRMYEASGRNQFKTRGYYSFRFRDYNCSVDFIRSIFLVKEMINETKGGAVVDAKLRLDELDETTPAYRTADIVVFNTGHWWTHWKTSRGLNYYQEGNYVHPSLEVMDAYKRALTTWARWVDKNIDSTRTQVVFRGYSLTHFRGGQWNSGGRCHRETEPIFNRTHLAEYPEKMRILEQVLGRMRTPVIYLNISAMTDYRKDAHPSVYRVRYETEEERMAAVAKQDCSHWCLPGVPDSWNELLYASLLQAGRGSWRL